The following proteins come from a genomic window of Rutidosis leptorrhynchoides isolate AG116_Rl617_1_P2 chromosome 10, CSIRO_AGI_Rlap_v1, whole genome shotgun sequence:
- the LOC139871013 gene encoding uncharacterized protein produces the protein MCIDCMHWEWKNCPVALKGQYTRGDHKKPTIILEAVASYDLWIWHAFFEMAGSNNDINVLNQSYVFDKLKKGTSPLAPFEVNGNQYTKGYYLADGIYPDWATLVKDFACLTDDPRIKFTRFQVSARKDVERAFGVLQGRFHILRLAACTMPVNKMRRVMDCCIILHNMILEDQGFALSDWEEEFITEDMENRPEWIPNRGRDQDIIIREIRDRMMHNQLTDDLVEHIWNLPSAFRTMNGLCNS, from the coding sequence ATgtgtattgattgtatgcattgggagtgGAAGAATTGTCCTGTTGCTTTGAAGGGACAATACACTAGGGGTGATCACAAGAAACCTACCATTATACTTGAAGCAGTTGCTTCGTATGACTTATGGATTTGGCATGCATTTTTTGAAATGGCGGGTTCCAACAATGATATAAATGTTTTAAATCAATCCTATGTTTTTGATAAACTTAAAAAAGGAACATCTCCACTAGCACCATTTGAGGTAAATGGTAATCAGTACACAAAAGGCTATTACCTAGCTGACGGTATATATCCTGACTGGGCTACTCTAGTCAAAGATTTTGCGTGTCTGACAGATGATCCAAGGATTAAGTTTACTAGGTTTCAAGTTAGTGCCCGAAAGGATGTAGAGAGGGCATTTGGGGTTCTTCAAGGTCGATTTCATATATTAAGGTTAGCAGCATGCACTATGCCGGTAAACAAGATGAGGAGAGTTATGGACTGTTGTATCATATTACATAATATGATTTTGGAAGATCAAGGATTTGCGTTAAGTGATTGGGAGGAAGAGTTCATTACCGAAGATATGGAGAATCGTCCAGAATGGATACCGAATAGAGGACGGGATCAAGACATTATCATCCGAGAGATAAGAGATAGGATGATGCACAACCAACTAACCGATGATCTAGTTGAGCATATTTGGAACCTACCGTCCGCATTCCGCACCATGAATGGTTTATGTAATagttaa